A DNA window from Trichomycterus rosablanca isolate fTriRos1 chromosome 11, fTriRos1.hap1, whole genome shotgun sequence contains the following coding sequences:
- the LOC134323306 gene encoding protein arginine N-methyltransferase 8-B isoform X3 yields MGIKHSSRCLLLRRKMAESDNPEVSTPKSQSMQPSPLPKPVPSVNHGPRPTHNSHIPHSGSLSNCPGRGKMAKFLNPEEMTSRDYYFDSYAHFGIHEEMLKDEVRTMTYRNSMYHNKHVFKDKIVLDVGSGTGILSMFAAKAGAKHVYGIECSSISEYSEKIIKANHLDNVITIFNGKVEETELPVEQVDIIISEWMGYCLFYESMLNTVIYARDKWLKPGGLMFPDRAALYVVAIEDRQYKDFKIHWWENVYGFDMTCIRNVAMREPLVDTVDPKQVVTNSCLIKEVDIYTVKPEDLSFTSSFSLQVQRNDYVHGLVTYFKIEFTKCHKKTSFSTAPDAPYTHWKQTVFYLEEYLTVKKGEEIVGTVTMRPNEKNARDLDFTFELDFKGQLSEAAIFHDYKMR; encoded by the exons ATGGGAATTAAACACTCCTCCCGCTGTTTGCTCCTAAGGAGGAAAATGGCGGAGTCGGACAACCCTGAGGTAAGTACtccaaa GTCCCAGTCAATGCAGCCTTCTCCTCTGCCTAAACCAGTGCCATCAGTCAATCATGGTCCTCGACCCACACACAACTCACACATACCTCACTCGGGTTCCCTGTCTAACTGCCCCGGTCGAGGCAAAATGGCCAAGTTCCTCAATCCAGAAGAGATGACCTCCAGAGACTACTACTTTGACTCCTATGCTCACTTTGGTATCCATGAG GAAATGCTGAAAGATGAAGTCAGGACAATGACCTACAGAAACTCCATGTACCACAACAAACACGTCTTTAAGGACAAGATTGTGCTGGATGTAGGGAGTGgcactggcatcctgtccatgTTCGCTGCCAAGGCTGGTGCCAAGCATGTCTATGGG ATTGAATGCTCCAGTATATCAGAGTACTCTGAAAAGATCATCAAAGCCAATCATCTGGACAATG TTATTACCATTTTTAACGGGAAGGTAGAGGAGACAGAACTGCCAGTGGAGCAGGTGGATATCATTATTTCAGAATGGATGGGCTATTGCCTTTTCTATGAGTCCATGCTCAATACAGTCATCTATGCTAGAGACAAGTGGCTG aAACCTGGTGGTCTGATGTTTCCAGATCGAGCTGCTCTCTATGTAGTGGCTATTGAAGACAGACAGTACAAAGACTTCAAAATACACT GGTGGGAGAATGTATACGGCTTTGACATGACGTGCATTAGAAATGTAGCAATGAGAGAGCCATTGGTGGACACCGTGGATCCAAAGCAAGTGGTGACCAACTCTTGCCTTATCAAA GAGGTGGACATCTACACAGTAAAGCCAGAGGACCTGTCCTTTACCTCATCCTTTAGCCTGCAGGTCCAGAGGAATGACTATGTCCACGGACTTGTCACCTACTTTAAAATTGAATTCACCAAGTGTCATAAAAAGACAAGTTTTTCTACAG cACCCGATGCACCCTACACTCACTGGAAGCAGACAGTCTTTTACCTAGAAGAGTATCTGACTGTAAAGAAGGGTGAGGAGATTGTGGGCACTGTCACCATGAGGCCTAATGAAAAGAATGCA CGTGATCTGGACTTCACTTTCGAGCTGGATTTTAAGGGACAGTTGAGTGAGGCTGCCATCTTTCATGACTATAAGATGCGCTAA
- the LOC134323306 gene encoding protein arginine N-methyltransferase 8-B isoform X2, with the protein MGIKHSSRCLLLRRKMAESDNPEQPWSSQQPLSAATSQSMQPSPLPKPVPSVNHGPRPTHNSHIPHSGSLSNCPGRGKMAKFLNPEEMTSRDYYFDSYAHFGIHEEMLKDEVRTMTYRNSMYHNKHVFKDKIVLDVGSGTGILSMFAAKAGAKHVYGIECSSISEYSEKIIKANHLDNVITIFNGKVEETELPVEQVDIIISEWMGYCLFYESMLNTVIYARDKWLKPGGLMFPDRAALYVVAIEDRQYKDFKIHWWENVYGFDMTCIRNVAMREPLVDTVDPKQVVTNSCLIKEVDIYTVKPEDLSFTSSFSLQVQRNDYVHGLVTYFKIEFTKCHKKTSFSTAPDAPYTHWKQTVFYLEEYLTVKKGEEIVGTVTMRPNEKNARDLDFTFELDFKGQLSEAAIFHDYKMR; encoded by the exons ATGGGAATTAAACACTCCTCCCGCTGTTTGCTCCTAAGGAGGAAAATGGCGGAGTCGGACAACCCTGAG CAACCTTGGTCATCA CAACAGCCCTTGAGCGCAGCAACGTCCCAGTCAATGCAGCCTTCTCCTCTGCCTAAACCAGTGCCATCAGTCAATCATGGTCCTCGACCCACACACAACTCACACATACCTCACTCGGGTTCCCTGTCTAACTGCCCCGGTCGAGGCAAAATGGCCAAGTTCCTCAATCCAGAAGAGATGACCTCCAGAGACTACTACTTTGACTCCTATGCTCACTTTGGTATCCATGAG GAAATGCTGAAAGATGAAGTCAGGACAATGACCTACAGAAACTCCATGTACCACAACAAACACGTCTTTAAGGACAAGATTGTGCTGGATGTAGGGAGTGgcactggcatcctgtccatgTTCGCTGCCAAGGCTGGTGCCAAGCATGTCTATGGG ATTGAATGCTCCAGTATATCAGAGTACTCTGAAAAGATCATCAAAGCCAATCATCTGGACAATG TTATTACCATTTTTAACGGGAAGGTAGAGGAGACAGAACTGCCAGTGGAGCAGGTGGATATCATTATTTCAGAATGGATGGGCTATTGCCTTTTCTATGAGTCCATGCTCAATACAGTCATCTATGCTAGAGACAAGTGGCTG aAACCTGGTGGTCTGATGTTTCCAGATCGAGCTGCTCTCTATGTAGTGGCTATTGAAGACAGACAGTACAAAGACTTCAAAATACACT GGTGGGAGAATGTATACGGCTTTGACATGACGTGCATTAGAAATGTAGCAATGAGAGAGCCATTGGTGGACACCGTGGATCCAAAGCAAGTGGTGACCAACTCTTGCCTTATCAAA GAGGTGGACATCTACACAGTAAAGCCAGAGGACCTGTCCTTTACCTCATCCTTTAGCCTGCAGGTCCAGAGGAATGACTATGTCCACGGACTTGTCACCTACTTTAAAATTGAATTCACCAAGTGTCATAAAAAGACAAGTTTTTCTACAG cACCCGATGCACCCTACACTCACTGGAAGCAGACAGTCTTTTACCTAGAAGAGTATCTGACTGTAAAGAAGGGTGAGGAGATTGTGGGCACTGTCACCATGAGGCCTAATGAAAAGAATGCA CGTGATCTGGACTTCACTTTCGAGCTGGATTTTAAGGGACAGTTGAGTGAGGCTGCCATCTTTCATGACTATAAGATGCGCTAA
- the LOC134323306 gene encoding protein arginine N-methyltransferase 8-B isoform X1 has product MGIKHSSRCLLLRRKMAESDNPEQQPLSAATSQSMQPSPLPKPVPSVNHGPRPTHNSHIPHSGSLSNCPGRGKMAKFLNPEEMTSRDYYFDSYAHFGIHEEMLKDEVRTMTYRNSMYHNKHVFKDKIVLDVGSGTGILSMFAAKAGAKHVYGIECSSISEYSEKIIKANHLDNVITIFNGKVEETELPVEQVDIIISEWMGYCLFYESMLNTVIYARDKWLKPGGLMFPDRAALYVVAIEDRQYKDFKIHWWENVYGFDMTCIRNVAMREPLVDTVDPKQVVTNSCLIKEVDIYTVKPEDLSFTSSFSLQVQRNDYVHGLVTYFKIEFTKCHKKTSFSTAPDAPYTHWKQTVFYLEEYLTVKKGEEIVGTVTMRPNEKNARDLDFTFELDFKGQLSEAAIFHDYKMR; this is encoded by the exons ATGGGAATTAAACACTCCTCCCGCTGTTTGCTCCTAAGGAGGAAAATGGCGGAGTCGGACAACCCTGAG CAACAGCCCTTGAGCGCAGCAACGTCCCAGTCAATGCAGCCTTCTCCTCTGCCTAAACCAGTGCCATCAGTCAATCATGGTCCTCGACCCACACACAACTCACACATACCTCACTCGGGTTCCCTGTCTAACTGCCCCGGTCGAGGCAAAATGGCCAAGTTCCTCAATCCAGAAGAGATGACCTCCAGAGACTACTACTTTGACTCCTATGCTCACTTTGGTATCCATGAG GAAATGCTGAAAGATGAAGTCAGGACAATGACCTACAGAAACTCCATGTACCACAACAAACACGTCTTTAAGGACAAGATTGTGCTGGATGTAGGGAGTGgcactggcatcctgtccatgTTCGCTGCCAAGGCTGGTGCCAAGCATGTCTATGGG ATTGAATGCTCCAGTATATCAGAGTACTCTGAAAAGATCATCAAAGCCAATCATCTGGACAATG TTATTACCATTTTTAACGGGAAGGTAGAGGAGACAGAACTGCCAGTGGAGCAGGTGGATATCATTATTTCAGAATGGATGGGCTATTGCCTTTTCTATGAGTCCATGCTCAATACAGTCATCTATGCTAGAGACAAGTGGCTG aAACCTGGTGGTCTGATGTTTCCAGATCGAGCTGCTCTCTATGTAGTGGCTATTGAAGACAGACAGTACAAAGACTTCAAAATACACT GGTGGGAGAATGTATACGGCTTTGACATGACGTGCATTAGAAATGTAGCAATGAGAGAGCCATTGGTGGACACCGTGGATCCAAAGCAAGTGGTGACCAACTCTTGCCTTATCAAA GAGGTGGACATCTACACAGTAAAGCCAGAGGACCTGTCCTTTACCTCATCCTTTAGCCTGCAGGTCCAGAGGAATGACTATGTCCACGGACTTGTCACCTACTTTAAAATTGAATTCACCAAGTGTCATAAAAAGACAAGTTTTTCTACAG cACCCGATGCACCCTACACTCACTGGAAGCAGACAGTCTTTTACCTAGAAGAGTATCTGACTGTAAAGAAGGGTGAGGAGATTGTGGGCACTGTCACCATGAGGCCTAATGAAAAGAATGCA CGTGATCTGGACTTCACTTTCGAGCTGGATTTTAAGGGACAGTTGAGTGAGGCTGCCATCTTTCATGACTATAAGATGCGCTAA